A section of the Ciceribacter thiooxidans genome encodes:
- a CDS encoding TerC family protein produces the protein MELFTTAGMAAFFEVVAIDLVLAGDNAIVIGLAAAGLPAEQRRKAILVGILAATVLRITFATATAFLLTIVGLQLLGGLMLAWVCWKMWTELRSAAHEPHKQGETDDTELTIKEKTFLLAATEIVVADVSMSLDNVLAVAGAAKEHMIILAFGLILSITLMGLAANLVASLLHRHRWIAYVGLGVISYVTVSMIYHGFLEVWPAVLGYLG, from the coding sequence ATGGAGCTCTTTACGACAGCCGGAATGGCGGCATTTTTCGAAGTCGTGGCCATCGATCTCGTGCTGGCGGGAGACAATGCGATCGTGATCGGCCTGGCGGCCGCGGGGCTCCCCGCCGAGCAGCGGCGAAAGGCGATCCTCGTTGGAATTCTCGCCGCCACCGTGCTGCGCATCACCTTCGCGACGGCGACCGCCTTCCTGCTGACCATTGTCGGGTTGCAGCTTCTCGGCGGGCTGATGCTCGCCTGGGTCTGCTGGAAGATGTGGACGGAACTGCGCAGTGCCGCGCACGAACCGCACAAGCAGGGCGAGACCGACGATACCGAGCTGACGATAAAGGAAAAGACGTTCCTGCTGGCGGCGACCGAAATCGTCGTCGCCGACGTCTCGATGTCGCTGGACAACGTGCTTGCGGTCGCCGGTGCGGCCAAGGAGCACATGATCATCCTTGCTTTCGGCCTGATCCTGTCGATCACGCTGATGGGGCTTGCCGCCAACCTCGTCGCGAGCCTGCTGCACCGCCACCGCTGGATCGCCTATGTCGGCCTAGGCGTCATCAGCTACGTGACGGTCAGCATGATCTATCACGGGTTCCTTGAAGTCTGGCCGGCGGTTCTCGGCTATCTCGGCTGA
- the urtA gene encoding urea ABC transporter substrate-binding protein yields the protein MRLKAHLCGALAAAMLSTTAFTAAFAADDTIKIGVLHSLSGTMAISETTLKDAMLMLVDEQNKKGGVLGKKLEAVVVDPASDWPLFAEKARELIEKDKVAAVFGCWTSSSRKSVLPVFEELNSILFYPVQYEGEESSRNIFYTGAAPNQQAIPAVDYLANEEGVERWVLAGTDYVYPQTTNKILKAYLMSKGVAEEDIMINYTPFGHSDWQTIVSDIKKFGSAGKKTAVVSTINGDANVPFYKELANQGIKAEDIPVVAFSVGEEELAGLDTAPLVGHLAAWNYFESVDAPVNAEFIKTWHAFTGNEKRVTNDPMEAAYIGFNAWVKAVEAAGTTDTDAVLDSIIGVSVPNLSGGTSTVMPNHHITKPVLIGEIQADGQFEIVQETPAVVGDEWSDYLPDSKDLISDWRKPMSCGNFNVATGKCGGKGS from the coding sequence ATGAGACTGAAGGCACATCTTTGCGGCGCGCTCGCCGCCGCCATGCTGTCGACGACGGCGTTCACCGCCGCCTTCGCCGCCGATGACACGATCAAGATCGGCGTCCTGCATTCGCTGTCCGGTACCATGGCGATCTCGGAAACGACGCTCAAGGACGCCATGCTGATGCTCGTCGACGAGCAGAACAAGAAGGGCGGCGTTCTCGGCAAGAAGCTCGAGGCGGTGGTCGTCGACCCGGCCTCCGACTGGCCGCTGTTTGCCGAAAAGGCCCGCGAACTGATCGAGAAGGACAAGGTCGCCGCCGTCTTCGGCTGCTGGACTTCGTCGTCGCGCAAGTCCGTCCTGCCTGTCTTCGAAGAGCTGAATTCGATCCTCTTCTACCCCGTCCAGTACGAGGGTGAAGAATCTTCGCGCAACATCTTCTACACGGGCGCTGCTCCGAACCAGCAGGCCATCCCGGCGGTCGACTATCTGGCCAATGAGGAAGGCGTCGAGCGCTGGGTGCTCGCCGGCACCGACTACGTCTATCCGCAGACGACCAACAAGATCCTGAAAGCCTATCTGATGTCGAAGGGCGTTGCCGAAGAAGACATCATGATCAACTATACGCCGTTCGGTCACTCCGACTGGCAGACGATCGTCTCCGACATCAAGAAGTTCGGCTCGGCCGGCAAGAAGACTGCCGTCGTCTCCACGATCAATGGTGACGCGAACGTTCCCTTCTACAAGGAGCTCGCCAACCAGGGCATCAAGGCCGAGGATATCCCGGTCGTCGCCTTCTCCGTCGGTGAAGAAGAGCTCGCTGGTCTCGACACCGCACCGCTGGTCGGCCATCTCGCCGCCTGGAACTACTTCGAGTCCGTCGACGCGCCGGTCAATGCCGAGTTCATCAAGACCTGGCACGCCTTCACCGGCAACGAAAAGCGCGTGACCAACGACCCGATGGAAGCCGCCTATATCGGTTTCAACGCCTGGGTTAAGGCCGTCGAGGCTGCCGGCACGACCGATACGGACGCCGTTCTCGATAGCATCATCGGCGTTTCCGTTCCGAACCTGTCGGGTGGTACCTCGACCGTCATGCCGAACCACCACATCACGAAACCGGTCCTCATCGGTGAAATCCAGGCGGACGGCCAGTTCGAAATCGTGCAGGAGACGCCTGCCGTCGTCGGCGACGAATGGTCCGACTATCTGCCGGACTCCAAGGATCTGATCTCCGATTGGCGCAAGCCGATGTCCTGCGGCAACTTCAACGTCGCCACGGGCAAGTGCGGCGGCAAGGGCAGCTGA
- the urtB gene encoding urea ABC transporter permease subunit UrtB, giving the protein MLIRLISSLILFFFLASPSLAQSDPRDLIIALGKANFKQAEELLGEIAATGDPRVVPALEAFAEGGLYVRKSDNQVFITKAAGSNLAAIDPLTGETVGEAPKATFTKIKVNNNLRRAIRSALGGLTLLSPDRGVRLAAAQAVLQSPSAENLELVEAALARETDTEVKARMEEARAVSVLASDRSADEKRAAIETVASLGGREAIGILMSVSSTIDESLRPDLDAAISGIEGQLLLWDAGQNVWYGISLGSVLLLAAIGLAITFGVMGIINMAHGEMVMIGAYSTFMVQQVIRTSYPHLFDWSLAIALPVAFLVTAALGLVIERGVIRFLYGRPLETLLATWGISLILQQSVRTIFGPTNQEVGNPSWMSGSFALGGMTITWNRLWIVLFSLTIFFALLTLMKRSSFGLQMRAVTQNRRMASSMGIRTPLVDAFTFALGSGIAGIAGVALSQIDNVSPNLGQSYIIDSFMVVVFGGVGNLWGTLVGALSLGVLNKFLEPSVGAVLGKILVLVLIILFIQKRPRGLFALKGRAVEA; this is encoded by the coding sequence ATGCTCATTCGCCTGATTTCATCACTCATCCTTTTCTTCTTTCTCGCCTCACCCTCGCTTGCCCAGTCCGATCCGAGGGACCTCATCATCGCGCTCGGCAAGGCCAATTTCAAGCAGGCCGAAGAGCTGCTCGGCGAGATAGCCGCGACAGGCGATCCGCGCGTTGTGCCGGCACTCGAAGCCTTTGCCGAAGGCGGTCTCTATGTCCGCAAGTCGGACAATCAAGTGTTCATCACCAAGGCGGCGGGCAGCAATCTCGCCGCCATCGACCCGCTGACGGGCGAGACGGTGGGCGAGGCACCGAAGGCGACCTTCACCAAGATCAAGGTCAACAACAATCTCCGCCGCGCCATCCGTTCGGCCCTCGGCGGGCTGACGCTGCTCAGCCCCGATCGCGGCGTGCGCCTCGCGGCCGCGCAGGCGGTCCTGCAGTCGCCGAGCGCGGAAAACCTCGAACTCGTCGAGGCTGCGCTCGCCAGGGAAACGGACACCGAGGTCAAGGCGCGCATGGAAGAGGCGCGTGCGGTCTCCGTGCTCGCCTCCGACCGCAGCGCCGACGAAAAGCGCGCCGCAATCGAAACCGTCGCCTCGCTCGGCGGGCGCGAGGCGATCGGCATCCTGATGTCGGTATCCTCGACCATCGACGAGAGCCTCAGGCCAGATCTCGACGCGGCCATCTCCGGTATCGAGGGCCAGTTGCTGCTCTGGGATGCCGGCCAGAACGTCTGGTACGGCATCTCGCTCGGCTCGGTTCTGCTGCTTGCGGCCATCGGGCTTGCAATCACCTTCGGCGTCATGGGCATCATCAACATGGCGCATGGCGAGATGGTGATGATCGGCGCCTATTCCACCTTCATGGTGCAGCAGGTGATCCGCACCAGCTATCCGCATCTCTTCGACTGGTCGCTGGCGATCGCTCTGCCTGTCGCCTTCCTGGTGACGGCGGCGCTCGGCCTCGTCATCGAGCGCGGCGTCATTCGTTTCCTCTACGGCCGGCCGCTCGAAACCCTGCTCGCGACCTGGGGCATTTCGCTGATCCTCCAGCAGTCCGTGCGCACGATCTTCGGGCCGACTAACCAGGAGGTCGGCAATCCGTCCTGGATGTCCGGGTCCTTTGCGCTCGGCGGCATGACGATCACCTGGAACCGGCTCTGGATCGTGCTGTTCTCGCTGACCATCTTCTTTGCCCTTCTGACCCTGATGAAGCGCTCGTCCTTCGGCCTGCAGATGCGCGCCGTCACCCAGAACCGCCGGATGGCCTCATCGATGGGCATCCGCACGCCTCTCGTCGATGCGTTCACCTTCGCGCTCGGTTCCGGGATCGCCGGCATCGCCGGCGTGGCGCTCAGCCAGATCGACAATGTGAGCCCCAATCTCGGGCAGTCCTACATCATCGACAGCTTCATGGTCGTGGTCTTCGGCGGGGTGGGCAATCTCTGGGGCACGCTGGTCGGAGCGCTCTCGCTCGGCGTGCTCAACAAGTTCCTCGAACCATCGGTTGGTGCGGTGCTCGGCAAGATCCTCGTGCTAGTCCTGATCATCCTCTTCATCCAGAAACGTCCGCGCGGGCTCTTCGCGCTTAAGGGAAGGGCGGTGGAAGCATGA
- the urtC gene encoding urea ABC transporter permease subunit UrtC — MITGFVLRALEGKIVIAVGILVAFATLIPALNLMTPPDSPLHVPTYIMSLLGKYLCYALLALALDLVWGYCGILSLGHGAFFALGGYAMGMYLMRQIGSRGVYGDPILPDFMVFLNWKELPWFWHGMDVFLVAMAMVLIVPGLLAFVFGWFAFRSRVNGVYLSIITQAMTYALMLAFFRNDMGFGGNNGLTDYKEILGLSVQADGTRAALFALSAIFLAFCLVLASAITRSKFGKVLVGVRDAESRVRFLGYRVENIKLFTFVVSAMMAGIAGALFVPQVGIINPGEFAPANSIEVVVWTAVGGRGTLIGPIIGAILVNVGKSYFTGAFPDLWLFALGGLFIGVTLFLPKGIVGTVQQYLARRRDYRAAADKDAANADVNPQPAPVAAE, encoded by the coding sequence ATGATTACCGGCTTCGTCCTGCGTGCACTCGAAGGCAAGATCGTCATTGCCGTCGGCATCCTCGTCGCTTTCGCCACGCTCATTCCGGCGCTCAACCTGATGACGCCGCCCGACAGCCCGCTGCACGTGCCGACCTACATCATGTCGCTCCTCGGCAAGTATCTCTGCTACGCGCTGCTGGCGTTGGCGCTCGACCTTGTCTGGGGCTATTGCGGCATCCTCTCGCTCGGCCATGGCGCCTTCTTCGCACTCGGAGGCTATGCGATGGGCATGTATCTGATGCGCCAGATCGGTTCGCGCGGCGTCTACGGCGATCCCATTCTGCCGGACTTCATGGTCTTTCTGAACTGGAAGGAACTGCCCTGGTTCTGGCACGGCATGGACGTGTTCCTCGTCGCCATGGCGATGGTGCTGATCGTGCCGGGACTGCTCGCCTTCGTCTTCGGCTGGTTCGCCTTCCGGAGCCGCGTCAACGGCGTCTATCTCTCGATCATCACGCAGGCGATGACCTATGCGCTGATGCTCGCCTTCTTCCGCAACGACATGGGTTTCGGCGGTAACAACGGTCTGACCGACTACAAGGAGATCCTCGGCTTGTCCGTCCAGGCGGACGGGACGCGTGCGGCGCTCTTCGCGCTCTCGGCGATATTCCTCGCATTCTGCCTCGTGCTGGCATCTGCCATCACCCGCTCCAAGTTTGGCAAGGTTCTGGTTGGCGTGCGGGACGCAGAAAGCCGCGTGCGCTTCCTCGGCTACCGCGTTGAAAACATCAAGCTCTTCACCTTCGTCGTCTCTGCGATGATGGCCGGGATTGCCGGTGCGCTCTTCGTGCCGCAGGTCGGCATCATCAATCCGGGCGAATTCGCGCCGGCAAACTCGATCGAAGTGGTCGTGTGGACGGCCGTCGGCGGGCGCGGCACGCTGATCGGGCCGATCATCGGGGCGATCCTCGTCAATGTCGGCAAGAGCTATTTCACCGGCGCCTTCCCCGACCTCTGGCTCTTCGCGCTCGGCGGCCTCTTCATCGGCGTCACGCTGTTCCTGCCCAAGGGCATCGTCGGAACCGTCCAGCAGTACCTCGCCCGGCGGCGGGACTATCGGGCTGCCGCCGACAAGGATGCGGCGAACGCCGACGTGAATCCCCAACCGGCCCCCGTGGCTGCGGAGTGA
- the urtD gene encoding urea ABC transporter ATP-binding protein UrtD — MSDKTTSSLLYLDGVSVSFDGFKALNSLSFIVEPGELRAIIGPNGAGKTTMMDIITGKTRPDEGEVFFDGGKIDLTKKDEAEIAQLGIGRKFQKPTVFESHTVWDNLELALNRKRGVFATLFYRLTAEDKARIEEILETVRLTHRKDELAANLSHGQKQWLEIGMLLAQEPKLLLVDEPVAGMTDAETAETAVLLKEIAKTRSVVVVEHDMGFIRDLGVKVTCLAEGSVLAEGSIDFVSADQKVIENYLGR; from the coding sequence ATGAGCGACAAGACCACCTCCAGCCTGCTCTATCTCGATGGTGTGTCCGTTTCCTTCGACGGCTTCAAGGCGCTGAATTCCCTGTCGTTCATCGTTGAACCCGGCGAGCTTCGCGCGATCATCGGCCCGAACGGTGCCGGCAAGACGACGATGATGGACATCATCACCGGCAAGACGCGTCCCGATGAAGGTGAAGTCTTCTTCGACGGCGGGAAGATCGACCTGACGAAGAAGGACGAAGCCGAAATTGCCCAGCTCGGCATCGGCCGCAAGTTCCAGAAGCCGACGGTGTTCGAAAGCCACACCGTCTGGGACAACCTGGAACTGGCGCTCAACCGCAAACGCGGGGTCTTTGCGACGCTCTTCTATCGACTGACGGCCGAGGACAAGGCGCGTATCGAGGAGATCCTGGAGACGGTGCGCCTGACCCACCGCAAGGACGAGCTCGCCGCCAACCTCTCGCACGGCCAGAAGCAGTGGCTGGAGATCGGCATGCTGCTCGCCCAGGAGCCGAAGCTTCTCCTTGTCGACGAACCGGTCGCCGGCATGACGGACGCCGAGACGGCAGAAACGGCAGTCCTCCTCAAGGAAATCGCCAAAACGCGTTCGGTCGTCGTCGTCGAGCACGACATGGGCTTCATCCGCGACCTCGGCGTCAAGGTGACGTGCCTGGCGGAAGGATCGGTGCTCGCCGAAGGGTCGATCGATTTCGTCTCGGCCGACCAGAAGGTCATCGAGAATTATCTGGGGCGATGA
- the urtE gene encoding urea ABC transporter ATP-binding subunit UrtE → MLTVENVNLHYGAAQALRGVSINAEMGKITCVLGRNGVGKSSLLRAITGQHAVSAGTIAFNGTKLDGMAPFNRARMGLGYVPQGREIFPLLTVKENLETGYAPLARKDRFIPDDIFSLFPVLQSMLGRRGGDLSGGQQQQLAIGRAMVTRPKILVLDEPTEGIQPSIIKDIGRAIRYLRDTTGMAILLVEQYLDFCRELADHVYIMDRGEIVHEGTAETLDTPEARRHLTV, encoded by the coding sequence ATGCTGACAGTCGAAAACGTCAATCTCCATTACGGTGCAGCACAAGCCCTACGCGGCGTGTCGATCAATGCCGAAATGGGCAAGATCACCTGCGTGCTTGGCCGAAACGGGGTCGGCAAGTCGTCGCTGCTGCGTGCCATCACCGGCCAGCATGCAGTGTCGGCGGGCACGATCGCCTTCAACGGCACAAAGCTCGACGGCATGGCGCCGTTCAACCGGGCGCGGATGGGTCTCGGCTACGTGCCGCAGGGGCGTGAAATCTTTCCGCTGCTGACGGTCAAGGAAAACCTCGAGACCGGCTATGCGCCGCTCGCCCGCAAGGACCGCTTCATACCGGACGACATCTTCAGCCTCTTTCCCGTGCTGCAATCCATGCTCGGCCGGCGCGGCGGCGATCTGTCGGGCGGGCAGCAGCAGCAGCTCGCGATCGGCAGGGCTATGGTGACGCGGCCGAAGATCCTCGTACTCGACGAGCCGACCGAGGGCATCCAGCCGTCGATCATCAAGGATATCGGCCGGGCGATCCGCTATCTGCGCGACACCACCGGCATGGCGATCCTGCTCGTCGAGCAATACCTCGACTTCTGCCGGGAGCTCGCCGATCACGTCTACATCATGGATCGCGGCGAAATCGTCCATGAGGGGACGGCGGAAACGCTCGACACGCCGGAGGCACGGCGCCACCTGACGGTCTGA
- a CDS encoding alpha/beta hydrolase family esterase translates to MPLVFDFHGSNSHPRGQLNRSRWDEVAEREDFVVMALEGSLDGALPGTHAWNVPGVKPLPGVSREGSLDEGTFIRDAVEKAKDTFCIDPDRIYASGYSGGGRMLSQYVCDGHEDFAAAGFVMGLRAGYPEQEDGVWRPHKESCHPARAISIIAFSGLKDHVNPFAGGGQPYWQYGGEAAVERWAELNGCEGRPTVDAGEKVTVSSYSGCRRGTNVVSYVIAGASHDWPARTIRFRFASNGDETVREVDATDRMWEFFRNAGGKLMAGTATTTACAANTITAATTDGGQGTTCNRQVTSDLSAPGASEGL, encoded by the coding sequence GTGCCGCTGGTCTTCGACTTCCACGGCTCCAACAGCCATCCGCGCGGCCAGCTCAATCGCAGCCGCTGGGACGAGGTGGCCGAGCGCGAGGACTTCGTCGTCATGGCACTCGAAGGAAGCCTCGACGGCGCGTTGCCCGGCACCCATGCCTGGAACGTACCCGGCGTGAAGCCGCTGCCGGGTGTGAGCCGCGAGGGTAGCCTCGACGAAGGCACGTTCATCCGCGATGCCGTGGAAAAGGCAAAGGACACGTTCTGCATCGATCCCGACCGCATCTATGCGTCCGGCTATTCGGGCGGCGGGCGAATGCTGTCGCAATATGTCTGCGACGGGCACGAGGATTTTGCCGCCGCCGGCTTCGTGATGGGGCTGCGCGCCGGCTATCCCGAGCAGGAGGATGGCGTCTGGCGTCCGCACAAGGAAAGCTGCCATCCGGCCAGGGCGATCTCGATCATCGCGTTTTCAGGCTTGAAGGACCACGTCAATCCGTTTGCCGGCGGCGGGCAGCCCTACTGGCAATACGGTGGCGAGGCCGCGGTCGAACGCTGGGCGGAGCTCAATGGCTGTGAAGGCCGCCCGACCGTCGATGCGGGCGAGAAGGTGACGGTTTCGAGCTATTCGGGCTGCCGCCGCGGGACGAACGTGGTGTCCTACGTGATCGCCGGGGCCAGCCACGACTGGCCGGCGCGGACCATCCGCTTCCGCTTCGCCTCGAATGGGGATGAAACGGTCCGCGAGGTTGATGCCACGGACAGAATGTGGGAATTTTTCCGCAATGCGGGAGGCAAGCTGATGGCCGGAACGGCGACCACGACAGCTTGCGCCGCGAACACAATAACCGCCGCGACGACAGACGGCGGGCAGGGGACAACGTGCAACCGGCAAGTGACATCAGACCTCAGCGCGCCCGGGGCGTCGGAAGGCTTGTGA
- a CDS encoding urease accessory protein UreD, with protein MQPASDIRPQRARGVGRLVTKALGGRTRLAELYQEGAAKIRLPETFTAELEAVLINTGGGLTGGDRMDWSVAAGPGTFVTATTQACEKIYKASFGTAAVETRISAAAGARVHWLPQETILFDNASLTRRLEVDLDPTAEFLCVEAVLLGRKAMGEGVSRGLMRDRWRIRCAGRLIHAEELRLDGDIAALTASNAVLGGDVAFATVLYVGPLAEALLPQVRAILGDGPGGASQWEGKLVVRMTAADGFRLRQKLVSIVSALRSGATMPKVWNL; from the coding sequence GTGCAACCGGCAAGTGACATCAGACCTCAGCGCGCCCGGGGCGTCGGAAGGCTTGTGACGAAAGCGCTCGGCGGCCGCACGCGGCTCGCCGAGCTCTACCAGGAAGGGGCGGCCAAGATCCGGCTGCCCGAGACCTTTACCGCCGAACTGGAGGCGGTGCTCATCAATACCGGCGGAGGGCTGACGGGCGGCGACCGCATGGACTGGTCGGTCGCTGCAGGTCCCGGCACCTTCGTGACCGCAACCACGCAAGCCTGCGAAAAGATCTACAAGGCCTCCTTTGGCACCGCCGCGGTCGAGACGCGGATCAGCGCCGCCGCGGGCGCGCGCGTCCACTGGCTGCCGCAGGAAACGATCCTCTTCGACAACGCCTCACTCACCCGCCGGCTGGAAGTCGACCTCGATCCGACCGCCGAATTCCTTTGCGTCGAGGCGGTGCTGCTCGGCCGCAAGGCGATGGGCGAGGGCGTCTCCCGCGGCCTCATGCGCGACCGCTGGCGTATCCGATGTGCCGGGCGGCTGATCCATGCCGAGGAACTCCGCCTCGACGGCGATATTGCGGCGTTGACCGCCTCGAACGCGGTTCTCGGCGGCGATGTCGCCTTCGCCACCGTGCTTTACGTCGGGCCCCTCGCGGAGGCGCTGCTGCCGCAGGTGCGCGCGATCCTCGGCGACGGTCCGGGCGGCGCGAGCCAATGGGAGGGCAAGCTGGTCGTGCGGATGACCGCCGCCGACGGCTTCCGGCTCAGACAAAAATTGGTTTCAATCGTTTCGGCCTTGCGCAGCGGCGCGACTATGCCGAAAGTCTGGAATCTCTGA
- a CDS encoding urease subunit gamma translates to MNLTPREKDKLLIAMAAVVARRRLERGVKLNYPEAIALITDFVVEGARDGRSVADLMEAGAHVITRDQVMEGIAEMIHDVQVEATFPDGTKLVTVHEPIR, encoded by the coding sequence ATGAACCTCACGCCGAGAGAAAAAGACAAACTCCTGATCGCCATGGCGGCCGTGGTGGCACGCCGCCGGCTCGAGCGGGGGGTGAAGCTCAACTACCCGGAAGCGATCGCGCTCATCACCGACTTCGTGGTGGAAGGCGCACGCGACGGGCGTTCGGTCGCCGACCTCATGGAGGCGGGGGCGCACGTGATCACCCGCGACCAGGTGATGGAGGGTATCGCCGAGATGATCCACGACGTGCAGGTCGAGGCGACTTTCCCCGACGGCACGAAGCTCGTGACCGTGCATGAACCGATACGTTAA
- a CDS encoding urease subunit beta, whose protein sequence is MIPGEIIAAQGEIELNADLPTVTVEVSNTGDRPVQVGSHYHFFEANAGLSFDRETARGMRLDIPAGTAVRFEPGQTRQVTLIPLSGKREVYGFRQQIMGAL, encoded by the coding sequence ATGATCCCCGGCGAAATCATTGCCGCACAAGGCGAAATCGAACTCAATGCGGACCTCCCGACGGTGACGGTCGAGGTCTCCAATACGGGCGACCGGCCGGTGCAGGTCGGCAGCCACTATCACTTCTTCGAGGCCAATGCCGGTCTCTCCTTCGACCGCGAAACGGCGAGGGGGATGCGGCTCGACATCCCGGCCGGAACAGCGGTACGCTTCGAACCGGGGCAGACGCGGCAGGTGACGCTGATCCCGCTTTCGGGCAAGCGTGAGGTCTACGGTTTTCGACAACAGATCATGGGAGCACTCTGA
- a CDS encoding GFA family protein: MAVLHYHGSCQCGAVDFDVDVDLGHTVVCNCSRCRRLGSVLAFAPREAFTLNSGKDNLTEYQFNKHLIHHLFCKTCGIQSFSFGETPDGKQMVALNVNTLDGVDARSLPSQAFDGASV; encoded by the coding sequence ATGGCGGTTTTGCATTATCACGGAAGTTGCCAGTGCGGGGCGGTGGATTTCGACGTCGACGTCGATCTCGGGCACACGGTGGTGTGCAACTGCTCGCGCTGCCGGCGCCTCGGGTCGGTTCTCGCCTTCGCTCCGCGCGAGGCCTTCACGCTGAATTCCGGCAAGGACAATCTCACCGAATACCAGTTCAACAAGCACCTGATCCATCACCTGTTCTGCAAGACCTGCGGCATCCAGAGCTTCTCCTTCGGGGAGACGCCGGACGGAAAACAGATGGTGGCGCTCAACGTCAACACGCTCGACGGCGTCGATGCCCGCTCGCTTCCCTCGCAGGCTTTCGACGGCGCATCGGTCTAA
- a CDS encoding lysozyme inhibitor LprI family protein, which yields MNFLRFCRHGLAAALLSSLAFAAPVAAEDEPEVDCENAMTQFDMNVCSQRDYEKADEALNAQWAKTKKVMAAWDAELDSGNKGAVESLVSAQRAWIQYRDNHCDAVGYSVWGGSMYPTIVASCLEDLTAKRTKELEELANGVE from the coding sequence ATGAATTTCTTGAGATTTTGCCGCCACGGTCTGGCCGCGGCCCTTCTCTCTAGCCTCGCCTTCGCCGCGCCGGTGGCGGCTGAGGATGAGCCCGAGGTCGACTGCGAAAACGCGATGACCCAGTTCGATATGAACGTCTGCTCGCAGCGCGACTACGAGAAGGCCGACGAGGCGCTGAATGCGCAGTGGGCGAAGACCAAGAAGGTGATGGCCGCCTGGGATGCCGAACTTGATTCCGGGAACAAGGGTGCGGTCGAATCTCTGGTCAGTGCGCAGCGTGCCTGGATCCAGTATCGCGACAACCACTGCGATGCGGTGGGCTACAGCGTCTGGGGCGGAAGCATGTATCCGACGATCGTCGCCTCATGCCTCGAGGACCTGACCGCCAAGCGGACCAAGGAACTCGAAGAACTCGCGAACGGCGTCGAATAA
- a CDS encoding Urease operon accessory protein: protein MGRRIVIVGNGEVPQGAAEAIDAADIVVRFNESRNFGLSGNRTDVVAVCNTGRPALTMLSSPEWRASRPVTDCREIWSVRDPEKFSSLHPALMLTRPELADFCDDYTDALAAFAADIGKAHVIIDRSVHEAVDAALVPFEPGDYVVPSSGMVVVASVLAQAEGAGDDVVLTGFSHEGWDGHPFAAERRLVDSYIAAGRLSRLQRTDFVSPLEGA, encoded by the coding sequence ATGGGGAGACGGATCGTCATTGTCGGAAACGGTGAGGTGCCGCAAGGGGCAGCGGAGGCGATCGACGCCGCCGACATAGTCGTGCGCTTCAACGAAAGCCGCAATTTCGGCTTGAGCGGCAACCGCACAGATGTCGTCGCCGTCTGCAATACCGGCCGTCCGGCGCTCACGATGCTCTCCTCGCCCGAATGGCGGGCGAGCCGCCCGGTCACGGATTGCCGGGAAATATGGTCGGTCCGTGACCCGGAAAAGTTCAGCTCTCTGCATCCTGCGCTGATGCTGACTCGTCCCGAGCTTGCGGATTTCTGCGATGACTACACCGATGCGCTCGCGGCTTTCGCGGCCGATATCGGCAAGGCCCACGTGATCATTGACCGGTCGGTGCACGAGGCGGTCGATGCCGCGCTGGTGCCGTTCGAGCCGGGCGACTATGTCGTTCCGAGCAGCGGCATGGTCGTCGTGGCAAGCGTCCTCGCGCAGGCAGAAGGCGCCGGTGACGACGTCGTCCTGACCGGTTTTTCGCATGAAGGCTGGGATGGTCATCCCTTCGCCGCCGAGCGGCGTCTCGTCGATTCCTACATTGCCGCGGGCAGGCTCAGCCGCCTGCAGCGCACCGATTTCGTCTCTCCGCTGGAAGGAGCATGA